A single genomic interval of Monodelphis domestica isolate mMonDom1 chromosome X, mMonDom1.pri, whole genome shotgun sequence harbors:
- the TMEM187 gene encoding transmembrane protein 187 isoform X2: MDLFKSLTYRMKVQCSLALIHVLLAASVCFITVYMGLFDNIFTEVGYEYYAEVPVHAFPSFLAMPFNSLINLGYMLLGWYWLQRNKKLMRNREDLRQIRYLKDVFAVMALLYGPIQWIRICTQTHNSAVLDQWFTLAIFAWPVVWCHYLENGWHPWSFFCIEFISLASYCLTLFHHLGFDVALACHIFAAIWSALHVHRHYGDSVSATYITLAIISCLGFIVLKLGDHWLSQWLFFQDLTGHFWSKICDILQFHFAFLFLTHFKSPHRRRILVGKSI, from the coding sequence ATGAAGGTCCAGTGTTCCCTGGCTTTGATCCACGTGCTTCTTGCAGCCAGTGTGTGTTTTATTACTGTCTACATGGGACTGTTTGACAACATTTTTACTGAAGTGGGCTATGAGTACTATGCCGAGGTTCCAGTTCATGCCTTCCCATCCTTTCTAGCTATGCCTTTTAATTCTCTCATTAACCTGGGCTACATGCTTTTGGGATGGTACTGGTTGCAGAGAAATaagaaacttatgagaaatagGGAAGATCTGAGACAAATCCGTTACCTGAAAGATGTCTTTGCTGTCATGGCCTTGCTCTATGGTCCCATTCAATGGATACGTATCTGTACCCAGACACACAACTCTGCTGTTCTAGATCAATGGTTTACTTTGGCCATCTTTGCTTGGCCAGTGGTCTGGTGCCACTATCTGGAGAATGGCTGGCATCCCTGGTCATTCTTTTGTATTGAGTTTATCTCCCTGGCCAGTTATTGCCTCACCTTGTTCCACCATCTTGGATTTGATGTAGCCTTAGCATGTCATATTTTTGCTGCTATATGGAGTGCCCTACATGTGCACCGCCATTATGGAGATAGTGTCTCTGCCACATACATCACTCTGGCTATAATATCTTGCCTGGGCTTTATTGTCCTTAAGCTGGGGGACCACTGGCTTTCTCAGTGGCTTTTCTTCCAGGATCTGACTGGACACTTCTGGTCCAAAATTTGTGACATCTTACAGTTCCATTTTGCCTTTCTCTTCCTGACACACTTCAAGAGTCCACATAGACGGCGCATTCTTGTGGGAAAGAGTATTTAA